The following are from one region of the Bradyrhizobium septentrionale genome:
- a CDS encoding ABC transporter ATP-binding protein — MSKVFALADHGGGSVSLMEALRTGKREITTRHVQALDSISFDVAEGERVGIIGRNGAGKTTLLSIIAGLTEPTSGSVEVDGDLHAMLTVGAVLREDMTGRDNIFLDAAVHGRSRQQASDVADEIIAFAELGEFIDRPVRTYSSGMKARLAFSMGAFINPDILVIDETLSVGDAFFAAKATRRMQEVAASGRIVIVVSHGLGSIVEMCSRCLWLDDGRLVMDGSPQVVTKAYEAAVREADEAELMRKFEGSVVNRAAPLQLNAVEIIQRGEARKATALAMVPLAIVARGRLDSTPPVQDLEVVLTRVDGRLVWRRRLSEVGMALPASGPFTVTIDMDPFVLGANLYRFDVALVGRGDDKESISCVLEVVDEEGQIGGQPLIFYPPRISARRLEDVKT, encoded by the coding sequence GTGAGCAAGGTATTCGCGCTTGCCGACCATGGCGGCGGATCCGTGTCGCTGATGGAGGCGCTGCGGACCGGCAAGCGCGAGATCACGACGCGTCATGTGCAGGCGCTCGATTCGATCAGCTTTGACGTGGCGGAGGGCGAGCGCGTCGGCATCATAGGCCGCAACGGAGCCGGCAAGACGACGCTGCTTTCGATCATTGCGGGGCTTACCGAGCCGACCTCGGGCTCTGTGGAGGTCGACGGCGACCTGCACGCGATGCTTACGGTAGGCGCGGTGCTGCGCGAGGACATGACCGGCCGCGACAACATTTTCCTCGACGCTGCCGTGCACGGCCGTAGCCGGCAGCAGGCCAGTGACGTCGCCGATGAAATCATCGCGTTCGCCGAACTTGGTGAATTTATCGATCGTCCGGTGCGAACCTATTCTTCGGGGATGAAGGCCCGGCTCGCGTTTTCGATGGGGGCGTTCATCAATCCCGACATTCTGGTCATCGACGAGACGCTCTCGGTCGGCGATGCCTTCTTTGCCGCCAAGGCGACGCGGCGTATGCAAGAAGTTGCGGCCAGTGGCCGTATTGTGATTGTCGTGAGTCACGGTTTGGGCTCGATCGTGGAAATGTGCTCACGATGCCTCTGGCTCGATGACGGCCGGCTCGTCATGGACGGTTCGCCGCAGGTCGTCACCAAAGCCTACGAGGCGGCCGTGCGTGAGGCGGACGAGGCGGAGCTGATGCGCAAGTTTGAAGGGAGCGTGGTGAACCGGGCCGCCCCCCTTCAGCTCAATGCCGTCGAAATCATTCAGCGCGGGGAGGCGCGCAAGGCGACCGCGCTCGCCATGGTGCCGTTGGCGATCGTCGCGCGCGGGCGGCTCGACTCGACCCCGCCGGTGCAAGATCTCGAGGTTGTTCTCACACGGGTCGACGGACGTTTGGTCTGGCGGCGGCGTCTTTCGGAGGTGGGGATGGCGCTGCCCGCGTCCGGTCCGTTCACGGTCACCATCGACATGGATCCTTTCGTGCTGGGGGCCAATCTCTATCGCTTCGATGTTGCGCTCGTCGGTCGCGGGGACGACAAGGAATCGATTTCCTGCGTGCTGGAGGTCGTCGACGAGGAAGGACAAATAGGTGGGCAGCCGCTGATCTTCTATCCTCCGCGGATCAGCGCGCGCCGCCTTGAGGACGTCAAGACATGA
- a CDS encoding ABC transporter permease yields the protein MMLAGFDRRDLGMLSNLFRMTLGDRYLGSALGLVWAVLSPLMLMCIFTFVFTVVFPGRLPGRTGSLPFVVWLLSGYGPWLAISEGLSAATTSVVGNAGVVKNIAFKSELLPMVGALMGLVPLVVALVIVLILQVVSGEMPGPGYLALPLIVALHILFVSGLGLFLGALNVFVRDTALALPNVLTVLLFASPIFYPLSSYPDFIRPIVQLNPFYVIAECYRTATVAGSMPSFRMICYLAVVGAAVFWAGLWWFRRLKSFFDTRL from the coding sequence ATGATGCTGGCAGGTTTTGATCGGCGAGATCTCGGCATGCTGAGTAATCTCTTCCGCATGACGTTGGGCGACCGCTATCTGGGGTCGGCGCTGGGATTGGTATGGGCGGTGTTGTCGCCGCTGATGCTGATGTGCATCTTCACGTTCGTGTTCACCGTGGTTTTTCCGGGGCGGCTGCCGGGACGTACGGGCTCGTTGCCATTCGTGGTCTGGCTGCTGAGCGGCTACGGGCCGTGGCTTGCGATCAGCGAAGGCCTGTCGGCGGCAACGACGTCCGTGGTCGGAAACGCGGGCGTCGTGAAGAATATCGCCTTCAAGTCGGAGCTGTTGCCGATGGTGGGCGCACTGATGGGGTTGGTGCCGCTCGTCGTCGCGCTCGTTATCGTACTCATACTGCAGGTGGTTTCAGGAGAGATGCCCGGCCCAGGTTATCTGGCGCTACCGCTGATCGTGGCCCTGCATATCCTGTTCGTGTCGGGACTGGGATTGTTCCTTGGGGCGCTCAACGTCTTTGTACGGGATACCGCACTGGCGCTGCCGAATGTGCTCACCGTGCTGCTGTTCGCTTCTCCGATCTTCTACCCGCTTTCGTCCTACCCGGATTTCATTCGGCCTATTGTGCAGCTCAACCCCTTCTATGTCATCGCGGAATGCTACCGCACTGCAACTGTAGCCGGGTCGATGCCTAGCTTCAGGATGATCTGTTATCTGGCAGTGGTTGGCGCAGCTGTGTTCTGGGCCGGGCTGTGGTGGTTCCGGCGGCTCAAGTCGTTCTTCGATACGCGGCTGTAG
- a CDS encoding GNAT family N-acetyltransferase: MIRGHVIALTEIRNEDSPQLFHWINDPDTVRFNAPFSPVHETTHESWLKSVITSTAKIVFAIRALPDLRLIGVVQLIDLHPIHRTAELTIRIGQEAERGRGAGAEAVALAIDFAFKDRNLQRVWLRVFADNERAIKAYQKAGLTIEGTMRRACFIDGRWTDQLVMAKLRDCA; encoded by the coding sequence ATGATTAGAGGGCACGTCATCGCGCTTACCGAAATTCGAAACGAAGACTCTCCGCAATTGTTTCACTGGATCAACGATCCCGATACGGTGCGCTTCAACGCTCCATTCTCCCCGGTTCACGAAACCACTCATGAGAGTTGGCTGAAATCGGTCATCACTTCAACAGCCAAGATCGTCTTCGCCATTCGCGCGCTTCCCGACCTTCGTTTGATCGGCGTAGTGCAGCTGATCGACCTTCATCCGATCCATCGCACCGCTGAGCTGACGATCCGGATCGGGCAGGAGGCTGAGCGCGGTCGTGGCGCGGGAGCGGAGGCCGTGGCGCTTGCGATCGATTTCGCCTTCAAGGACCGAAATCTTCAACGCGTGTGGCTCAGGGTATTCGCAGACAACGAAAGGGCTATCAAGGCGTACCAGAAGGCCGGGCTAACGATCGAGGGGACCATGCGCCGCGCTTGTTTTATCGACGGCAGGTGGACGGACCAGTTGGTGATGGCCAAACTTCGCGATTGCGCTTGA
- a CDS encoding WbqC family protein: MGCLVAIHQPNFFPWLGYFDKIRRADVFVLLDAVDYPRSGSGGMGSWSNRVRIAIQGEARWATCPVHRLPLGAPLNAAEIDDGRPWRRKMIATLQASYGKAPQFREAMALLQPLFEQQETNLATFNITAIKVIAEHLGLATRFLRQSELPHAGKATELLISLVKAVGGDAYLAGGGAGGYQQDELFEQHGVRLVSQGFVPQPYGPHEAFIPGLSVIDYLMWDGRPATGSPGGSYD, encoded by the coding sequence ATGGGATGCCTCGTTGCGATCCATCAACCCAACTTCTTTCCGTGGCTCGGGTACTTTGACAAGATCCGGCGTGCCGATGTGTTCGTGCTGCTCGATGCCGTCGATTATCCGCGCTCGGGATCGGGGGGCATGGGATCGTGGTCGAACAGGGTGCGAATTGCTATCCAGGGCGAGGCGCGCTGGGCCACGTGTCCTGTCCATCGCCTGCCGTTGGGGGCGCCGCTCAATGCCGCGGAGATCGATGACGGCCGGCCCTGGCGCCGCAAGATGATTGCGACATTGCAGGCAAGCTACGGCAAGGCCCCGCAATTTCGTGAAGCGATGGCACTCTTGCAGCCTCTGTTCGAGCAACAAGAAACGAACCTTGCAACATTCAACATCACGGCCATCAAGGTGATCGCGGAGCATCTCGGCCTTGCGACGCGGTTTCTGCGGCAGTCCGAACTGCCGCATGCAGGCAAAGCGACCGAACTCCTCATCTCGCTCGTCAAGGCGGTCGGCGGGGACGCTTATCTCGCCGGCGGCGGTGCCGGAGGGTATCAGCAGGACGAACTGTTCGAGCAGCATGGCGTTCGTCTGGTCAGCCAGGGTTTCGTGCCGCAACCGTATGGCCCGCATGAGGCGTTCATTCCGGGCCTCTCCGTGATCGACTATCTGATGTGGGACGGGCGGCCAGCAACGGGATCACCTGGAGGCAGCTATGATTAG